The Prunus persica cultivar Lovell chromosome G7, Prunus_persica_NCBIv2, whole genome shotgun sequence genome has a segment encoding these proteins:
- the LOC109950322 gene encoding uncharacterized protein LOC109950322 → MQKRLRESRAKKAEKSAGKRPRDEDEGRVADVLGKRKALEEAHQHVMGSGPRLPPFDLQAPPKLPFGMEDVFAEGVEKVDFGRLRQQKKEVNLAMHRQEVPLVNVFLEGVKSDPEALARTPASSFIDRAQKTILTSAYAFGEMYVSMAKADKEIQRLQRRDELAKSKMAEAQEAIREKNALLVQKAALAREVEELKRSKAEEVAAARVEAIESFRSSEELKSYIMDRLVDEQLRWEDRLVRFNPSVEINFDTSGEPPAQTPPVDASAPTPEAEPATEDAPSTES, encoded by the exons ATGCAGAAGCGGCTGAGGGAGTCTCGGGCCAAGAAAGCTGAGAAAAGTGCTGGAAAACGACCCAGGGATGAGGATGAGGGTCGAGTCGCGGACGTGCTGGGGAAGAGGAAGGCTTTGGAGGAGGCTCATCAGCATGTGATGGGGTCAGGGCCGAGGCTTCCGCCCTTTGATCTGCAAGCACCGCCGAAGCTACCCTTCGGCATGGAGGATGTGTTCGCTGAAGGGGTAGAGAAGGTAGACTTCGGCAGGCTACGCCAGCAGAAGAAGGAGGTCAACCTGGCTATGCACCGGCAGGAGGTGCCCTTAGTGAACGTCTTCCTAGAAGGCGTGAAGAGCGACCCTGAGGCCCTGGCGAGGACTCCAGCTTCTTCCTTCATTGACCGGGCCCAAAAGACGATCCTCACCTCTGCCTAT GCCTTTGGCGAGATGTACGTCAGCATGGCCAAGGCTGACAAGGAGATCCAGAGGCTGCAGAGGCGGGATGAGCTAGCCAAGAGCAAAATGGCGGAGGCGCAGGAGGCCATCCGAGAGAAGAACGCCTTGCTGGTTCAAAAGGCGGCCCTGGCCAGGGAGGTGGAGGAGCTGAAGAGGTCGAAGGCCGAGGAGGTGGCTGCTGCCCGAGTCGAGGCGATTGAGTCCTTCCGATCCTCGGAGGAGCTGAAGAGCTATATCATGGACCGACTGGTTGATGAGCAGCTTCGCTGGGAAGATAGGTTGGTTAGGTTCAACCCCTCGGTGGAGATTAACTTTGACACCAGTGGCGAGCCTCCTGCACAGACCCCTCCTGTTGATGCTAGCGCCCCGACACCAGAGGCTGAGCCGGCTACTGAGGATGCCCCTTCGACCGAGTCCTGA